The Parambassis ranga chromosome 1, fParRan2.1, whole genome shotgun sequence genome includes a region encoding these proteins:
- the LOC114435878 gene encoding serine hydrolase-like protein isoform X2, producing MTNEELCVAVPWGEIRGKVWGPNDGRPVLCLHGWADNCGSFNTLIPLLPEGCRYVAMDLAGHGLSSHRPPGASYTIPAYVTDVCRVVDGLHWKKFSIIGHSMGGHIAAMFTALYPEMVDALVLLDVHGFVPTDPKKMSKLMRQGIDELLQFEKKTEEKTRVYTYEKAVQRLLAANPTLSEQAVHILLERGLTPVEGGFVFSRDLRVNSKNIMRTSLEQCLALQSGIQAPVLVILADKGYSSTLPESSQKKLTSAVLQGYLDRNHTVVSVPGDHHVHLNNPEVISPLISDFLQCSRSSCQPHHLTHKL from the exons ATGACTAATGAAG AGCTGTGTGTAGCAGTGCCATGGGGAGAGATCAGAGGTAAAGTCTGGGGTCCTAATGATGGTCGTCCAGTGCTCTGCCTGCATGGCTGGGCTGATAACTGTGGCTCATTCAACACACTCATCCCCCTCCTGCCTGAAG GCTGCAGGTATGTGGCGATGGACCTGGCCGGTCACGGCCTGTCATCACATCGTCCTCCCGGAGCCTCCTACACAATACCTGCATACGTGACAGATGTGTGCCGAGTTGTGGACG GTCTCCACTGGAAAAAGTTCTCCATCATCGGTCACAGCATGG GTGGACACAttgctgccatg TTCACTGCTCTGTACCCTGAGATGGTGGACGCTCTCGTGCTGCTGGATGTTCATGGATTTGTACCAACAGATCCG aaaaaaatgtccaaACTGATGAGACAGGGGATAGATGAGTTACTGCAGtttgaaaaaaagacagaggagaagacaaGAGTTTACACATATGAGAAGGCAGTGCAGAG ACTGTTGGCAGCGAACCCGACTCTGTCTGAGCAGGCTGTGCACATCCTTTTAGAGCGAGGTCTAACTCCAGTTGAAGGAG GATTTGTGTTCTCCAGAGACCTGCGAGTTAATTCt AAAAACATCATGCGAACCAGTTTAGAGCAATGTCTGGCGCTGCAGTCTGGGATTCAAGCCCCGGTTCTAGTCATTCT AGCAGACAAAGGCTACAGTTCAACACTTCCAGAATCATCTCAAAAGAAGCTCACCTCTGCGGTTCTCCAAGGTTATCTTGACAGAAAT cACACTGTGGTGTCAGTTCCAGGTGATCATCACGTCCATCTAAATAATCCCGAAgtcatctctcctctcatttctgaCTTCCTGCAGTGCAGTCGCAGCAGCTGCCAGCCTCATCATCTGACACACAAGTTataa
- the LOC114435878 gene encoding serine hydrolase-like protein isoform X1 yields MTNEGSELCVAVPWGEIRGKVWGPNDGRPVLCLHGWADNCGSFNTLIPLLPEGCRYVAMDLAGHGLSSHRPPGASYTIPAYVTDVCRVVDGLHWKKFSIIGHSMGGHIAAMFTALYPEMVDALVLLDVHGFVPTDPKKMSKLMRQGIDELLQFEKKTEEKTRVYTYEKAVQRLLAANPTLSEQAVHILLERGLTPVEGGFVFSRDLRVNSKNIMRTSLEQCLALQSGIQAPVLVILADKGYSSTLPESSQKKLTSAVLQGYLDRNHTVVSVPGDHHVHLNNPEVISPLISDFLQCSRSSCQPHHLTHKL; encoded by the exons ATGACTAATGAAG gctCAGAGCTGTGTGTAGCAGTGCCATGGGGAGAGATCAGAGGTAAAGTCTGGGGTCCTAATGATGGTCGTCCAGTGCTCTGCCTGCATGGCTGGGCTGATAACTGTGGCTCATTCAACACACTCATCCCCCTCCTGCCTGAAG GCTGCAGGTATGTGGCGATGGACCTGGCCGGTCACGGCCTGTCATCACATCGTCCTCCCGGAGCCTCCTACACAATACCTGCATACGTGACAGATGTGTGCCGAGTTGTGGACG GTCTCCACTGGAAAAAGTTCTCCATCATCGGTCACAGCATGG GTGGACACAttgctgccatg TTCACTGCTCTGTACCCTGAGATGGTGGACGCTCTCGTGCTGCTGGATGTTCATGGATTTGTACCAACAGATCCG aaaaaaatgtccaaACTGATGAGACAGGGGATAGATGAGTTACTGCAGtttgaaaaaaagacagaggagaagacaaGAGTTTACACATATGAGAAGGCAGTGCAGAG ACTGTTGGCAGCGAACCCGACTCTGTCTGAGCAGGCTGTGCACATCCTTTTAGAGCGAGGTCTAACTCCAGTTGAAGGAG GATTTGTGTTCTCCAGAGACCTGCGAGTTAATTCt AAAAACATCATGCGAACCAGTTTAGAGCAATGTCTGGCGCTGCAGTCTGGGATTCAAGCCCCGGTTCTAGTCATTCT AGCAGACAAAGGCTACAGTTCAACACTTCCAGAATCATCTCAAAAGAAGCTCACCTCTGCGGTTCTCCAAGGTTATCTTGACAGAAAT cACACTGTGGTGTCAGTTCCAGGTGATCATCACGTCCATCTAAATAATCCCGAAgtcatctctcctctcatttctgaCTTCCTGCAGTGCAGTCGCAGCAGCTGCCAGCCTCATCATCTGACACACAAGTTataa
- the serhl gene encoding serine hydrolase-like protein: MVFNTRKTALYSLQFSHIGSSVEVVSEMIQALKGVRHLTNSAVKQAVSELSIPVPWGEIRGKVWGPDHGRPVLCLHGWADNCGTFNTLIPLLPKECRYVAVDLAGHGFSSHRPPGVLYAFPSYVMDIRRVVDALQWNKFSIIGHSMGGNIAGMFSSLYPEMVDALVLLDSYGFLPTDPKEMSKVIRQGLDDMLKFEKEMEEKKSRVYTYEKAVTRLMAVNRTLSEQSAKILLERGLVEVDGGVTFTRDFRINLKNIARISLEQSLEMQSKIQASVLVVLAEDGFEKIFAEAEQKKFTSALLQAYRDRNHAVVSLPGDHHVHLNNPEVVAPLVSDFLQTKVLPDVQTSKL, encoded by the exons ATGGTTTTCAACACCCGGAAAACAGCACTGTACAGCCTTCAATTCAG tCACATCGGAAGTTCAGTAGAAGTGGTCTCAGAAATGATACAAGCTTTGAAAGGCGTCAGACACCTAACAAACAGTGCAGTGAAACAAGCAG ttTCAGAGCTCTCCATCCCAGTCCCATGGGGAGAGATCCGAGGTAAAGTCTGGGGTCCTGACCATGGTCGTCCTGTGCTGTGCCTGCATGGTTGGGCTGACAACTGTGGTACATTCAACACCCTCATTCCACTCCTGCCGAAAG AGTGCCGATATGTGGCAGTGGACCTGGCAGGTCACGGCTTCTCATCACATCGCCCTCCTGGAGTGTTGTATGCCTTCCCTTCATATGTGATGGACATACGCAGAGTGGTTGACG CTCTGCAATGGAACAAATTCTCCATCATTGGCCACAGCATGG GTGGTAACATTGCTGGAATG TTCAGCTCTCTGTATCCTGAGATGGTGGATGCTCTCGTGCTGCTGGACTCTTATGGATTTTTACCTACAGATCCG AAAGAAATGTCCAAAGTGATCAGGCAGGGGCTGGACGACATGCTTAAGTTTGAAAAAGAgatggaagagaagaagagtaGAGTCTACACGTATGAGAAGGCAGTGACGAG GCTGATGGCTGTGAACCGGACTCTGTCTGAACAGTCTGCAAAAATCCTTCTAGAGCGAGGTCTAGTTGAAGTCGATGGAG GAGTGACGTTCACCCGAGACTTTCGGATTAATCTG AAAAACATAGCTCGCATCAGTCTGGAGCAGAGCCTGGAGATGCAGTCGAAGATACAAGCCTCTGTTCTAGTTGTTCT AGCAGAAGACGGCTTTGAGAAAATATTTGCTGAAGCGGAACAAAAGAAATTCACATCAGCACTTCTTCAAGCCTACAGGGACAGAAAT caCGCGGTGGTGTCCCTTCCTGGCGACCATCACGTCCACCTGAATAACCCTGAAGTCGTTGCTCCACTTGTGTCGGACTTCCTGCAGACCAAAGTTCTACCAGATGTGCAGACTTCTAAGTTATAA
- the mb gene encoding myoglobin, whose amino-acid sequence MADFDLVLKHWGPVEADYTGIGGLVLTRLFTEHPETQQLFPRFCNIAQADLAGNADVSAHGAVVLKKLGELLKAKGNHAAILKPLAVTHANKHKISIHNFKLISEIVVKVMAEKAGLDPAGQQALRKVMAVVISDIEANYKELGFSG is encoded by the exons ATGGCAGACTTTGATTTGGTTCTGAAGCACTGGGGTCCAGTGGAAGCAGACTACACTGGCATCGGGGGTCTGGTTCTGACCCG TTTATTCACAGAGCACCCAGAGACCCAGCAGTTGTTCCCAAGGTTTTGCAACATTGCTCAGGCTGACCTGGCTGGAAATGCAGACGTTTCTGCCCATGGTGCCGTTGTGCTGAAGAAACTTGGTGAACTGCTGAAGGCAAAGGGCAACCACGCTGCCATCCTGAAACCTCTGGCTGTCACCCATGCAAACAAGCACAAGATCTCTATTCATAACTTCAAG CTGATTTCTGAgattgtggttaaagtcatggcgGAGAAGGCGGGGTTGGATCCTGCTGGGCAGCAGGCCCTGAGGAAGGTGATGGCCGTCGTCATCTCTGACATTGAAGCCAACTACAAAGAGCTGGGCTTCTCCGGCTAA